One stretch of Dissulfurimicrobium hydrothermale DNA includes these proteins:
- a CDS encoding response regulator — MRALVVDDSQSMRNIVKSGLKKMNLFDEIVEAENGLRALEKLENEGPFDLVLLDWYMPEMEGFDCLLNIRKREEWNDTKVMMVTTENQQENIIRAVMAGANEYLMKPFNADMLEEKVRMVLGL; from the coding sequence ATGAGGGCTCTTGTAGTGGACGATTCTCAGTCCATGAGGAACATAGTCAAGTCTGGGCTGAAGAAGATGAACCTGTTTGATGAGATCGTCGAGGCTGAAAACGGGCTTCGCGCCCTGGAGAAACTCGAAAACGAAGGCCCCTTCGACCTTGTCCTCCTCGACTGGTACATGCCTGAAATGGAAGGTTTTGACTGCCTTTTGAACATCCGCAAAAGAGAGGAGTGGAACGATACAAAGGTCATGATGGTTACCACTGAAAACCAACAGGAGAACATCATCCGAGCGGTTATGGCCGGGGCCAACGAGTACCTCATGAAGCCCTTCAACGCCGACATGCTGGAGGAAAAGGTTAGGATGGTGCTCGGTCTATGA
- a CDS encoding prepilin-type N-terminal cleavage/methylation domain-containing protein, protein MLIKMAEMAKRPVNGQKGFTLVELMIVIAIIGILAAIALPQYNAYRRKAQASKLIDAARACAQEYAAACQQDTAADPTALVSCATPPTLPYLTDTTFTSGGGTCTAINSTLTGKTQDGTTYTAACTGAYNTNITCTLTP, encoded by the coding sequence ATGTTAATTAAAATGGCGGAAATGGCAAAGAGGCCTGTAAACGGTCAAAAGGGTTTCACACTGGTCGAATTGATGATCGTCATCGCAATCATTGGGATTCTGGCGGCCATTGCCTTGCCGCAGTATAACGCCTACAGAAGAAAGGCCCAGGCGTCAAAGCTTATAGACGCCGCAAGGGCGTGCGCCCAGGAATATGCAGCGGCCTGTCAGCAGGATACTGCTGCTGACCCCACGGCCCTTGTTTCATGCGCCACCCCCCCCACCCTTCCTTATTTAACTGATACAACTTTTACAAGTGGTGGTGGCACCTGCACCGCAATTAACTCCACACTTACAGGCAAAACACAGGATGGGACAACCTATACAGCCGCCTGCACCGGTGCATATAATACCAACATCACATGCACATTAACACCATAG
- a CDS encoding NAD(P)-binding domain-containing protein: MEEAKIIVIGAGPAGIATAVEAGAAGVSPVMVLEKADHACDTIVSLYHEGKRVDPVFRKIKVEPIGKLSFDTETREEFLARIDKAIKENRLDIRYKNEARGVVQKDGLFHVTTSGGLEVKAPILVIAIGIFGKPVKPRYPIPKEVKDKIFYAVPKTPLTGKKILVVGGGDSAAETACFLSDANDVSLSYRRPEFFRLNEVNACNIHDLAANGKLNLMMASDIEGLEQAGEGVRVRFKDGRDMVFDMVFYCLGGTTPRAFLESVGVEFDGERPRVDQYGETNVKRIFLAGDLMVEKGSIMAAFNSGKIVMDGILSRYGDLVK, from the coding sequence ATGGAAGAGGCCAAGATTATCGTAATAGGGGCTGGACCGGCCGGTATAGCGACGGCCGTCGAGGCCGGTGCGGCGGGCGTATCCCCGGTTATGGTCCTTGAGAAGGCCGATCATGCATGTGACACCATTGTATCCCTTTATCACGAAGGCAAAAGGGTCGATCCGGTATTTCGGAAGATAAAGGTAGAGCCCATAGGAAAGCTCTCTTTTGATACCGAAACGCGGGAGGAGTTTTTGGCGAGGATCGACAAGGCTATAAAAGAAAACAGGCTCGACATAAGATATAAAAACGAGGCCAGGGGCGTCGTTCAGAAAGACGGCCTTTTCCATGTGACTACAAGCGGCGGGCTTGAGGTCAAGGCGCCGATCCTTGTGATAGCCATAGGCATATTCGGCAAACCGGTAAAACCGCGTTATCCCATCCCCAAGGAGGTCAAGGACAAGATATTTTATGCTGTCCCAAAGACACCGTTGACAGGCAAAAAGATACTTGTTGTTGGAGGGGGCGATTCGGCTGCCGAGACGGCCTGCTTTTTGTCAGATGCCAATGATGTAAGCCTTTCATATAGACGGCCCGAATTCTTCCGCCTGAACGAGGTGAATGCCTGCAATATCCATGACCTTGCCGCAAATGGTAAATTGAATCTCATGATGGCCAGCGATATCGAAGGGCTCGAACAGGCGGGCGAAGGGGTGCGTGTCCGCTTCAAAGATGGGAGGGACATGGTCTTTGACATGGTGTTTTATTGTCTCGGTGGTACGACGCCGAGGGCATTCCTTGAGTCAGTCGGTGTTGAATTCGACGGCGAAAGGCCGAGAGTGGATCAATATGGAGAGACGAATGTCAAGAGGATCTTTCTGGCAGGGGATTTGATGGTCGAAAAGGGATCGATAATGGCTGCGTTTAATTCGGGCAAGATCGTTATGGACGGTATACTTAGCCGTTACGGCGATCTGGTGAAATGA
- a CDS encoding CheR family methyltransferase yields the protein MITPEQFRFFADLVRSASGISLTMGKEYLVESRLNELSKLLNLRDIDELYHKAVRQMTPQLKNQIIEAMTTNETYFFRDQHPFDALKTKVIPELLAGKGADAKLKFWSAACSTGQEPYSIAMIIAEHFRHLANGKVEILATDISKQAIEKGAAGRFTQVEANRGLPITMLIKYFRQQGAFWVINDDIKNMVYFKILNLIDPFTGVNGFDVIFCRYVLIYFDQETKQQIIQKLEKALNPGGYLFFGATETPTGLSPAMERLTIGKTTCWRKKRH from the coding sequence ATGATCACCCCCGAACAATTCCGCTTCTTTGCAGACCTAGTAAGATCGGCAAGCGGCATCAGCTTGACAATGGGCAAGGAATACCTAGTCGAGAGCAGACTGAATGAACTCTCAAAACTCTTGAATCTACGCGATATCGACGAACTTTACCATAAGGCCGTGCGCCAGATGACGCCTCAACTCAAAAATCAGATAATTGAGGCCATGACCACCAATGAGACATATTTTTTCAGGGATCAGCACCCCTTTGATGCGCTCAAGACCAAGGTCATACCTGAACTCCTTGCAGGAAAGGGTGCCGATGCCAAACTTAAATTCTGGAGCGCTGCCTGCTCAACAGGCCAGGAGCCTTACAGCATAGCGATGATCATAGCCGAACACTTTAGACACCTTGCAAACGGCAAGGTTGAAATCCTGGCAACCGATATCTCAAAACAGGCCATCGAAAAAGGGGCGGCCGGGAGATTCACCCAGGTTGAGGCCAACAGGGGCCTACCCATTACCATGCTCATCAAGTATTTCAGGCAACAGGGGGCGTTTTGGGTGATAAACGATGACATCAAAAATATGGTATATTTTAAAATATTGAATCTTATAGATCCCTTTACAGGGGTCAACGGTTTCGATGTGATCTTCTGCCGCTATGTCCTTATATATTTTGATCAAGAGACAAAACAGCAGATAATTCAAAAACTGGAGAAGGCTTTGAACCCGGGCGGATACCTCTTCTTCGGGGCCACAGAGACGCCGACAGGCCTTTCTCCGGCTATGGAGAGGCTGACCATAGGAAAGACCACCTGTTGGCGTAAAAAGAGACATTGA
- the mtnA gene encoding S-methyl-5-thioribose-1-phosphate isomerase, which produces MRHGSIDPIDLLKEGGSSITPLRWECGVLYLLDQRLLPHNERWLAITGASGAASAIKDMVVRGAPAIGIAAAFGLALEARRLETRSQAEFLNFWLKAANIMLTARPTAVNLKWAVKRLKDLVLADPAGHPSGIAEAVEREAMAIWAEDIEANLAMGRFGAALLPDKCCVLTHCNAGALATGGYGTALGVIRAATKAGKDIKVIADETRPWLQGTRLTAWELIRDGISVTLIVDSAAGLLMHRGLIDAVIVGADRIAANGDTANKIGTYTLSELARANGVPFYVAAPCSTIDPETPSGNAIPIEERDGGEVLNLGQRYIATQGAEAWNPVFDVTPSSLISAIITERGVLFPPYGPAIKACLSDDFKDAPTI; this is translated from the coding sequence TTGAGACATGGTTCCATCGACCCTATTGATCTCCTTAAAGAAGGTGGCTCATCCATCACGCCGCTCCGCTGGGAGTGCGGCGTCCTGTATCTCCTAGACCAGAGGCTGCTGCCGCATAATGAAAGGTGGCTTGCCATCACAGGCGCTTCCGGGGCTGCATCAGCCATAAAGGATATGGTGGTGCGCGGCGCACCTGCCATAGGCATAGCTGCAGCATTCGGCCTTGCGCTCGAGGCTAGAAGGCTCGAAACAAGGTCTCAAGCCGAATTTCTCAACTTCTGGCTGAAAGCAGCAAATATTATGTTAACAGCCAGGCCTACCGCGGTGAATCTTAAATGGGCAGTTAAAAGGCTTAAAGATCTAGTGCTCGCCGACCCTGCCGGCCATCCGTCCGGCATTGCCGAGGCCGTCGAGAGAGAGGCTATGGCCATCTGGGCCGAAGACATCGAGGCAAATCTTGCAATGGGCCGGTTCGGCGCAGCGCTACTGCCGGATAAGTGCTGCGTACTTACTCACTGTAATGCAGGCGCCCTTGCGACAGGCGGCTATGGCACGGCGCTTGGTGTCATAAGGGCGGCAACCAAGGCGGGAAAAGACATAAAGGTCATAGCCGACGAGACAAGGCCATGGCTCCAGGGTACACGCCTTACGGCCTGGGAACTTATAAGAGACGGGATATCCGTGACATTGATCGTAGACTCAGCCGCAGGTCTGCTTATGCATCGCGGTCTTATAGATGCGGTCATCGTCGGTGCCGACAGGATAGCTGCAAACGGGGACACGGCGAACAAAATAGGGACATACACCCTTTCCGAACTTGCAAGGGCGAACGGCGTGCCGTTTTATGTAGCCGCGCCATGTTCGACAATAGACCCCGAAACGCCGTCCGGTAATGCCATCCCCATTGAAGAAAGGGACGGTGGTGAGGTCTTGAACCTTGGCCAAAGATACATCGCAACTCAAGGCGCAGAGGCATGGAATCCTGTGTTCGACGTGACGCCGTCCAGCCTCATCTCAGCCATCATAACGGAACGCGGCGTACTCTTTCCACCATACGGTCCTGCCATCAAGGCATGTCTGTCAGATGATTTCAAAGACGCCCCCACAATCTGA
- the gatB gene encoding Asp-tRNA(Asn)/Glu-tRNA(Gln) amidotransferase subunit GatB gives MEFEAVIGLEVHCHLKTSSKIFCGCSTAFGAVPNTHTCPICLGMPGVLPVLNRQVIEFAIKMALATNCKVAPRSRFARKHYFYPDLPKNYQISQYEAPLAEHGWVSIDIDGRIKRIGITRIHMEEDAGKLIHNETLPISYIDLNRTGVPLIEIVSEPDIRSPEEASAYLKKIRQLVRYLGISDGNMEEGSLRCDANISIRPVGSNEMGVKTELKNMNSFRNVQKALDYEIRRQSALLLDGKTVAQETRLWDVSKGITVSMRSKEEAHDYRYFPEPDLPPLEISKEWIEYIADGLPELPDKKCTRFTRQYGLPAYDAEVLTASRATADYFEECVKLFPNPKTVSNWIMVELVRLLKEDEREIESSPIGPDGLAGLLRLIDSGAISGKMAKDVLETAYKTGKDPVKIVKAQGLSQVSDESTLKAVIKKVLDENPKEVEKYRAGKTKVLAFLVGQVMKETKGKANPKKVNELFLEALR, from the coding sequence ATGGAATTTGAAGCTGTCATAGGTCTTGAGGTGCATTGTCACCTCAAGACCTCAAGCAAGATATTTTGCGGGTGTTCCACTGCATTCGGTGCTGTCCCTAATACACATACATGCCCGATTTGCCTCGGTATGCCAGGGGTCCTGCCTGTCCTAAACAGGCAAGTGATAGAATTCGCGATAAAGATGGCTCTCGCCACCAATTGCAAGGTCGCTCCAAGGAGCCGCTTCGCCAGAAAGCACTATTTTTATCCGGATCTTCCGAAGAATTATCAGATATCTCAATATGAAGCGCCCTTGGCCGAGCATGGCTGGGTGTCTATAGACATAGACGGCAGGATCAAGCGTATAGGTATTACGCGCATACACATGGAAGAAGACGCGGGCAAGCTCATACACAACGAGACGCTCCCAATAAGTTATATAGACCTCAACCGTACAGGGGTCCCGCTTATAGAAATCGTCAGCGAACCCGATATAAGAAGCCCAGAAGAAGCGTCTGCTTATCTTAAAAAGATAAGACAGCTTGTGCGCTATCTCGGTATAAGCGACGGCAATATGGAAGAAGGAAGTCTACGTTGTGATGCAAACATCTCTATCCGACCTGTCGGCTCTAATGAAATGGGGGTCAAGACCGAGCTCAAAAACATGAATTCCTTCAGAAACGTCCAAAAGGCCCTCGACTACGAGATAAGACGCCAGAGTGCCCTTTTGCTTGACGGAAAGACGGTGGCCCAAGAGACCCGACTATGGGATGTATCAAAAGGCATTACTGTGTCGATGCGCAGCAAAGAAGAGGCGCATGACTACCGCTATTTCCCTGAACCAGACCTGCCGCCCTTAGAAATCAGCAAGGAATGGATAGAATATATTGCGGACGGGTTGCCGGAGCTGCCTGACAAAAAATGCACCAGATTCACCAGACAGTACGGGCTGCCTGCCTACGATGCCGAAGTCCTTACAGCCTCCAGGGCCACAGCCGATTATTTCGAAGAGTGTGTAAAACTCTTTCCTAACCCAAAGACCGTAAGCAACTGGATTATGGTAGAGCTTGTACGACTTCTAAAGGAAGATGAGCGCGAGATCGAGTCGTCGCCGATAGGCCCCGACGGCCTTGCAGGACTCCTAAGACTGATCGATTCAGGTGCCATAAGTGGCAAGATGGCGAAGGATGTCCTGGAGACTGCCTACAAAACAGGAAAAGACCCTGTCAAGATCGTCAAGGCCCAAGGGCTTTCCCAGGTCAGCGACGAATCTACGCTTAAGGCCGTGATCAAGAAGGTCTTGGATGAAAACCCAAAAGAGGTGGAAAAGTATAGGGCCGGCAAGACCAAGGTCCTGGCCTTTCTTGTGGGTCAGGTCATGAAAGAGACCAAGGGAAAGGCAAACCCCAAGAAGGTAAATGAACTCTTCCTGGAGGCCCTCCGTTGA
- a CDS encoding type IV pilin protein, whose amino-acid sequence MPACPHHHHTKAHQGGFTLIELMITLALIGILAAVIMSIYTPFVASGYNDQAKGDIMSVVTSQERWFADNNTYAPDVATLHFTPHANVTIPPFAVNGTSFNACAKHLWGDKIYGYDSDTRQYYQQDSARNVALAACPAATTGDDFGGWQPMK is encoded by the coding sequence ATGCCAGCCTGCCCGCATCACCATCACACCAAGGCGCACCAAGGCGGTTTCACCCTGATCGAACTGATGATCACCCTGGCCCTGATAGGCATACTTGCGGCAGTCATAATGTCTATCTACACGCCATTCGTGGCCTCCGGCTACAACGACCAGGCCAAGGGCGACATCATGTCGGTCGTTACCTCCCAGGAGCGCTGGTTTGCAGACAACAACACCTATGCACCCGACGTCGCCACCCTCCATTTCACCCCCCACGCCAACGTCACAATCCCCCCCTTCGCCGTAAACGGCACATCCTTCAATGCCTGCGCCAAGCACCTCTGGGGCGACAAGATCTACGGCTACGACTCGGACACAAGACAATACTACCAGCAGGACAGCGCAAGAAACGTGGCCCTGGCCGCCTGCCCGGCAGCCACTACAGGAGACGACTTTGGCGGCTGGCAGCCCATGAAATAA
- the rpmA gene encoding 50S ribosomal protein L27, with amino-acid sequence MAHKKAGGSSRNGRDSAGQRRGVKRFGGQIVRAGNILVRQVGTKIHPGHNVGMGNDYTLFAKIDGEVRFETAQNRKRVSVYPVR; translated from the coding sequence ATGGCACATAAAAAGGCCGGCGGAAGTTCAAGAAACGGGCGTGACAGTGCAGGACAGCGTAGAGGCGTCAAGCGTTTCGGCGGTCAAATCGTACGCGCCGGCAACATCCTAGTGCGTCAGGTTGGCACAAAGATCCATCCTGGTCACAACGTGGGAATGGGCAATGACTATACACTCTTTGCAAAGATAGACGGTGAGGTGCGTTTCGAAACCGCCCAAAACAGAAAACGGGTAAGTGTCTACCCTGTCCGGTGA
- a CDS encoding cobyrinate a,c-diamide synthase, which yields MSKSCPPRLVISAIRGGSGKTVLTLGLIRLWREQGFKIAAFKKGPDYIDAGWMALANGSNCYNLDPFLMSHDVIKRSFLTRVCGADIGLIEGNRGLFDGSDSQSSASTAGLAMALSAPAILTLDCAKMTRTAAAVCLGCKVFEPKLNLAGVVLNQVAQRRHEIVLRRAVEEEAGVKVFGALPRLKKDPLPMRHLGVTPCEEYPEAEQALDGLGQLVKDHVDTQGLMEAARDAGDMAGCDVEGLDAPLFRKTRSQGLRIGVFRDAAFQFYYPENLEAIECAGVELVFLNAINDKSIPEIDALYIGGGFPETQARALSANKEMLSELKRRIEQGLPVYAECGGLMYLGAAIVWKGERYPMAGVFGWDFVVHERPVGHGYSTIEVMRENPFYKRTEVIKGHEFHYSKPVIADPGTSGAFTCKVIRGYGFDGASDGICYKNCFGTYTHVHALWQKGWAEGLINAAKRFHKGVFKE from the coding sequence ATGTCAAAATCTTGTCCACCACGCCTTGTGATCTCGGCTATAAGGGGCGGATCGGGAAAGACAGTCTTGACACTCGGCCTTATCCGCCTTTGGCGTGAGCAGGGGTTTAAGATTGCAGCATTTAAGAAAGGGCCTGACTATATAGACGCTGGGTGGATGGCCCTTGCAAACGGAAGCAATTGTTATAATCTTGATCCCTTTCTCATGTCCCATGATGTAATCAAAAGGTCTTTCTTGACCAGGGTGTGTGGCGCTGATATTGGGCTCATAGAAGGCAACCGCGGCCTCTTCGATGGCTCTGACTCACAGAGTTCAGCGAGCACCGCTGGGCTTGCCATGGCGCTCAGCGCCCCGGCCATTCTCACACTTGACTGCGCCAAGATGACCAGGACTGCGGCCGCGGTCTGTCTCGGTTGTAAAGTGTTTGAGCCCAAGTTGAATCTGGCTGGCGTAGTTCTCAATCAGGTGGCCCAGAGGCGTCATGAAATAGTGCTCAGGCGGGCCGTAGAAGAGGAGGCTGGGGTCAAGGTCTTTGGGGCTCTTCCTCGCCTGAAAAAAGACCCGCTTCCTATGCGGCATCTTGGTGTGACGCCTTGCGAGGAATACCCTGAGGCGGAGCAGGCCCTTGATGGGCTTGGGCAACTTGTAAAAGATCATGTTGACACCCAAGGTCTCATGGAGGCGGCTCGTGATGCAGGGGACATGGCCGGGTGTGACGTAGAAGGCCTGGATGCCCCACTCTTCAGGAAGACTAGGTCTCAAGGGCTCAGAATAGGGGTATTTCGTGATGCGGCGTTTCAGTTCTATTACCCGGAGAATCTTGAGGCCATCGAGTGCGCTGGCGTGGAACTTGTGTTCTTAAACGCCATAAACGACAAATCCATTCCGGAGATTGACGCCCTCTACATAGGCGGCGGATTTCCTGAGACCCAGGCCAGGGCGCTTTCCGCCAACAAGGAGATGCTCTCTGAGCTTAAAAGGCGGATTGAACAGGGCCTCCCTGTCTATGCAGAGTGTGGAGGGCTCATGTATCTGGGAGCCGCGATTGTCTGGAAGGGGGAAAGATACCCGATGGCAGGTGTCTTTGGCTGGGATTTTGTGGTGCATGAACGGCCTGTAGGACATGGCTACAGCACGATTGAGGTCATGCGTGAAAACCCGTTTTATAAGCGGACTGAGGTCATCAAGGGCCATGAATTTCATTATTCAAAACCGGTCATTGCTGACCCAGGCACATCCGGCGCATTCACATGCAAGGTCATTCGGGGATATGGCTTTGATGGCGCATCGGACGGTATATGTTACAAAAATTGCTTTGGCACATATACACACGTCCACGCCCTCTGGCAAAAAGGCTGGGCGGAAGGCCTGATAAACGCCGCAAAAAGGTTTCATAAGGGCGTCTTTAAGGAATAA
- a CDS encoding glycosyltransferase — MSTLSGERSNESIKEAQQVLSISIVTYAADLHLLQKTIKSLSRAVKYAKRQGLLDHAVLVLVDNGPGGGLDVFLRGGLHRIWPYSLKSVRPFKNVGFGVGHNMALKEIASSSTDYHLILNPDVIMEESALSNALLYMTKHPETGCLTPYASWPDGSRQYLCKGYPSIFTLFLRGFAPKPFAAPFARRLADYELRGVTEQSDIDTIKIASGCFMLCRRRALDEIGGFSNRFFLYFEDFDLSLRLSRNWRIAYVPSVRIIHFGGRSSLKGLRSIVMFVRSAATFFNMHGWRWF; from the coding sequence GTGTCTACCCTGTCCGGTGAAAGATCCAACGAGTCCATCAAAGAGGCCCAACAAGTCCTCTCCATATCCATAGTAACATACGCTGCAGACCTTCATCTCCTTCAAAAAACAATAAAAAGCCTCTCCAGGGCTGTAAAATACGCCAAGAGACAAGGATTGCTCGATCATGCAGTCCTTGTCCTTGTGGACAACGGACCTGGCGGCGGGCTGGATGTCTTCTTGAGAGGCGGCCTCCACCGTATCTGGCCGTACAGCTTAAAATCAGTAAGGCCATTTAAAAACGTAGGATTCGGGGTCGGCCACAACATGGCGTTAAAGGAGATCGCCAGCAGCTCGACTGACTACCATCTTATCTTGAACCCTGACGTAATCATGGAAGAAAGCGCTTTATCGAACGCCCTGCTCTACATGACAAAACACCCTGAGACAGGCTGCCTTACGCCTTATGCCTCTTGGCCGGACGGAAGCCGCCAATATCTGTGCAAGGGATATCCATCGATCTTCACGCTGTTCCTAAGGGGTTTTGCGCCAAAGCCCTTTGCCGCGCCCTTTGCAAGGCGCCTGGCCGACTATGAACTCCGCGGCGTAACCGAACAAAGTGACATCGACACGATCAAAATTGCAAGCGGCTGCTTTATGCTCTGCCGCAGGCGCGCCCTTGACGAGATAGGCGGTTTCTCAAACAGATTTTTTCTTTATTTCGAGGACTTTGACCTCTCTCTCAGACTGTCCAGAAACTGGCGGATCGCCTATGTACCTTCCGTCAGGATCATCCATTTTGGTGGACGCTCGTCCCTCAAGGGACTGCGCTCAATAGTCATGTTTGTCAGGTCAGCCGCTACGTTTTTCAACATGCACGGCTGGAGGTGGTTCTAG
- the tadA gene encoding tRNA adenosine(34) deaminase TadA, which yields MISKTPPQSDPDLKQLDHQAFMELALALAGESAERGEVPIGAILVNGQGEILARARNMVIELCDPTAHAEILALRGGAGKTGNYRIANATLYVTIEPCPMCAGAMVLARIDRLVFGARDAKSGACASLYNIVQDKRLNHRIEVIEGILEGRCREMIQGFFRARRKGFCHNGEVPKRL from the coding sequence ATGATTTCAAAGACGCCCCCACAATCTGACCCTGACCTCAAGCAGCTGGATCACCAGGCCTTTATGGAACTTGCCCTTGCCCTTGCCGGAGAAAGCGCCGAACGCGGCGAGGTGCCGATAGGGGCTATCCTCGTAAACGGCCAGGGCGAGATACTGGCAAGGGCCAGGAATATGGTCATAGAACTCTGCGACCCCACGGCCCATGCAGAGATACTAGCCCTGAGGGGCGGGGCGGGAAAGACAGGCAATTATAGGATTGCGAACGCCACACTCTATGTTACGATAGAGCCATGCCCGATGTGTGCAGGGGCCATGGTGCTCGCCCGTATAGACAGGTTGGTATTCGGAGCGAGGGATGCAAAATCAGGGGCATGTGCAAGCCTTTACAATATTGTTCAGGATAAAAGGCTCAATCACCGGATCGAGGTCATCGAGGGCATACTGGAAGGGCGATGCAGGGAGATGATCCAGGGCTTTTTCAGGGCAAGGCGCAAGGGTTTTTGTCACAACGGAGAGGTACCGAAGCGGTTGTAA
- a CDS encoding protein-glutamate methylesterase/protein-glutamine glutaminase — protein MMIKVLVVDDSLVFRKILTEALDKDPGIRIVGAAANGKEALQLIRTLRPHLVVLDVEMPEMDGLQTLDEIRRQRLNVGVIMFSSLTIEGATTTLEALAKGAFDFVPKPTGTGAFSESVKRIKGELIPRIRAYAESKINRVIQRGPISSPPTAPVPKTQRPTRQPDHTQIPPKPAPGHLKETRPCTTSAALVLRRLFSPEAVAIGVSTGGPNALNDVIPRLPGNFGLPIFLVQHMPPVFTTQLAKRLNDRSTLKVVEAQDGMLVEPATVYVAPGDFHMEVDGEKNNRIIRLNQDPPVNSCRPAVDVLFQSIARVYGGRAIAVVMTGMGQDGFAGCRELKDKGAVIIAQDKETCIVWGMPRFVAEAGLADRIAPLDKIAEYILEFSMRGGRR, from the coding sequence ATGATGATCAAGGTCCTGGTTGTAGACGACTCACTGGTCTTCCGAAAGATATTGACCGAGGCCCTTGACAAGGATCCAGGCATCAGGATAGTTGGGGCCGCTGCAAACGGCAAGGAGGCCTTGCAGCTGATAAGGACTCTAAGGCCGCATCTTGTAGTGCTCGACGTCGAGATGCCTGAGATGGACGGCCTTCAGACCCTGGATGAGATACGCCGTCAGAGGCTCAACGTGGGCGTAATAATGTTTTCAAGCCTTACCATCGAGGGCGCGACAACCACACTTGAGGCCCTGGCAAAGGGTGCGTTTGATTTCGTGCCCAAACCTACGGGCACAGGGGCGTTTTCAGAGAGCGTAAAGCGCATAAAGGGTGAACTTATACCAAGGATCAGGGCCTATGCCGAATCCAAGATCAACAGGGTAATACAGAGAGGCCCGATATCATCTCCTCCAACGGCGCCCGTCCCTAAAACACAGAGGCCTACAAGACAGCCGGACCACACCCAGATCCCGCCCAAACCGGCGCCAGGGCATTTAAAAGAAACCAGACCTTGCACCACCTCGGCCGCACTGGTCCTGAGACGGCTCTTCAGCCCCGAGGCCGTAGCGATCGGCGTCTCGACAGGCGGGCCGAACGCGTTGAACGACGTCATTCCGAGACTCCCGGGCAATTTCGGTCTGCCGATATTCCTTGTGCAGCACATGCCGCCTGTCTTTACAACCCAACTTGCCAAGAGGCTTAATGACAGATCGACCCTTAAGGTGGTCGAGGCGCAAGACGGTATGCTGGTCGAACCTGCAACGGTCTATGTAGCGCCAGGCGATTTCCATATGGAGGTGGACGGTGAAAAAAACAATAGGATAATAAGACTTAACCAGGATCCGCCAGTCAATAGCTGCAGGCCGGCGGTCGATGTGCTGTTTCAATCTATAGCACGGGTCTATGGGGGCAGGGCCATCGCAGTAGTCATGACCGGCATGGGCCAGGACGGCTTCGCTGGCTGCCGGGAGTTGAAGGACAAAGGGGCCGTGATCATCGCCCAGGACAAAGAAACCTGCATAGTCTGGGGGATGCCAAGGTTCGTAGCCGAGGCTGGACTTGCGGACAGGATAGCCCCGCTGGACAAGATAGCGGAATACATACTTGAATTTTCTATGAGAGGGGGCAGGAGATGA
- the rplU gene encoding 50S ribosomal protein L21, translated as MYAIIKTGGKQYKVSTGETLRVERLDREVGSELEITDVLMVVNGSDIKIGNPLVKGATVLANVTEHGLGKKILMMKKKRRKGYQIKKGHRQPYTTIEIKDIRV; from the coding sequence ATGTACGCGATAATAAAAACCGGCGGGAAACAATACAAAGTATCGACCGGCGAGACCTTGAGGGTGGAGAGGCTCGACAGAGAAGTGGGAAGTGAATTGGAGATAACTGACGTATTGATGGTCGTGAACGGCTCAGATATAAAGATTGGCAATCCCCTGGTCAAGGGCGCCACCGTCCTGGCCAACGTGACCGAACACGGTCTCGGCAAAAAGATCTTAATGATGAAAAAGAAAAGACGCAAGGGCTATCAGATCAAAAAGGGGCACAGGCAGCCCTATACCACCATTGAAATTAAAGATATAAGGGTCTAA
- a CDS encoding MarR family transcriptional regulator, protein MAGKRSRPYTVDDVEFVYDNYAKMTASEIADKLGISKFQVSKIVGELRKHMELPKKTIQRPNPIFQFLEKRGVSPKTSTKESKASKSKK, encoded by the coding sequence ATGGCAGGAAAAAGAAGCAGGCCCTATACAGTAGATGATGTAGAGTTTGTATACGACAACTATGCAAAGATGACGGCAAGCGAAATAGCTGACAAGCTTGGCATAAGCAAATTTCAGGTCTCAAAGATAGTCGGCGAACTCAGAAAACACATGGAACTCCCTAAAAAGACCATCCAAAGACCAAATCCAATCTTTCAATTTCTGGAAAAACGCGGCGTATCACCAAAAACAAGCACAAAAGAATCAAAGGCCAGCAAATCCAAAAAATAA